A section of the Engystomops pustulosus chromosome 3, aEngPut4.maternal, whole genome shotgun sequence genome encodes:
- the LOC140120709 gene encoding WD repeat and coiled-coil-containing protein-like, translated as MDLGRAKLLRCGMNALHQAIHTIHGLAWTDGKQVILTALHPQKDDAEFGNSVVIGQFEHVHGLFWGPSTDSPALLAVQHKKHVTIWQLYYNPLEKNKLVVSQTCEHGDPFPVLPQGCIWHPKKDILLVLTKRDVSVLYTVCNNSSSVKADITCSSVIRCACWTKDGSRVVVAMEDSLYSYIWNDDQKTLSPCSFCPIFNIDATIVSIQPIMDYQVVVTSEISSKSPSSHPRDSEGSALQSSLLMLDEELSRNSRRVSIDSGKSEPVEMLKVSSLMSPEMSQILARHRMSDPSPLIHLRQRSITSENKTELSNLLLITFEKNSTTTRKVAIPGISSPDIIALDSRCERVAVASNTSNLVLIYPIAPSCMPNIQQIRLEENEKAKGLSFINDTLLLILVGRPKSFDLGFVQMLASEKYSVQLVTRKIMPIEYIPSRLNCGQNLISEQSGLNTGGVKGCGDDINIGKEFWVPNHMGNKSPRMRRKLRDLVRGASGEESISSSLDDFEDNKLLAECPMTLENLKIEPTIRRPMKGITDKPERSFSQRSNNDPQEAKGNHLSPVTKDDIEGTRDSEGHTSETKPSWKTYSKSLLYPSSDDPPYISIRQQHSSRDGANEARAVLLCYGRLHLRTLQEIFHLNAIEMRFGSKWIVLTEDGEGFVPLTFRANQEVVIREVMDNSSPTGEPDHEDVQL; from the exons ATGGACCTCGGACGAGCAAAGCTCCTGAGATGTGGCATGAACGCTCTTCACCAGGCTATCCACACCATCCATGGTTTAGCCTGGACTGATGGCAAACAGGTCATCCTGACTGCTCTGCACCCTCAAAAGGACGATGCAGAATTTGGTAACTCGGTGGTCATCGGACAGTTTGAACATGTTCATGGTCTATTTTGGGGACCCTCCACTGATTCTCCAGCGTTACTTGCGGTTCAACATAAGAAACATGTCACTATATGGCAACTCTACTACAACCCACTGGAAAAGAACAAACTGGTTGTCTCCCAGACCTGTGAGCATGGAGATCCTTTCCCTGTCCTCCCACAAGGATGCATATGGCACCCCAAAAAAGATATCCTACTCGTTTTAACCAAAAGGGATGTTTCGGTCTTATATACAGTCTGTAATAACAGTAGTAGTGTGAAGGCGGACATTACATGCAGTAGTGTCATACGATGTGCTTGCTGGACAAAGGATGGGAGTCGTGTGGTGGTGGCCATGGAGGACTCTCTCTACTCTTACATATGGAATGATGACCAAAAGACCTTAAGTCCTTGTTCCTTTTGCCCTATATTTAATATTGATGCAACAATTGTTTCAATTCAGCCCATTATGGATTACCAAGTGGTAGTAACCTCTGAAATTTCTTCAAAAAGCCCTTCTAGCCATCCCAGGGATTCTGAAGGATCTGCTCTACAATCTTCTCTTCTGATGTTGGATGAAGAACTATCTAGGAACAGCAGAAGGGTTTCTATAGATTCAGGTAAATCTGAGCCTGTAGAGATGTTAAAGGTCTCATCGTTGATGTCACCAGAAATGTCACAGATCCTCGCCAGGCATCGTATGTCTGATCCTAGTCCACTCATACActtgagacaaaggagcattACGAGTGAAAACAAGACGGAATTGTCCAATCTCTTGCTTATAACCTTTGAGAAGAATTCGACAACCACCAGAAAAGTGGCCATACCGGGTATCTCCTCCCCGGACATCATAGCTCTCGATTCTCGTTGTGAAAGAGTTGCAGTAGCATCAAACACTTCCAACCTTGTGTTGATTTATCCCATTGCGCCATCGTGTATGCCCAACATTCAACAAATTCGGCTTGAAGAAAATGAAAAAGCCAAAGGGCTATCCTTTATCAATGACACATTGCTACTGATCTTGgttggaagacccaaatcctttgATTTAGGGTTTGTTCAGATGTTGGCTTCTGAAAAATACAGTGTGCAGTTAGTCACTCGAAAAATAATGCCCATTGAGTATATACCCTCAAGGCTAAACTGTGGCCAGAACTTGATATCCGAACAATCTGGTTTGAACACTGGTGGCGTCAAAGGTTGTGGAGATGATATCAACATTGGCAAAGAATTTTGGGTTCCAAACCATATGGGAAATAAATCTCCCCGTATGAGACGGAAATTACGAGATCTTGTTAGAGGGGCAAGTGGAGAAGAAAGCATATCGTCAAGTCTAGATGACTTTGAGGACAATAAGCTGCTTGCAGAATGTCCTATGACTCTGGAGAACCTCAAAATCGAGCCCACCATACGCAGGCCGATGAAGGGCATCACTGATAAACCAGAGAGATCGTTTTCTCAGAGATCTAACAATGACCCTCAAGAAGCAAAGGGGAATCATTTGTCACCAGTCACCAAGGATGATATAGAAGGAACAAGAGATTCTGAAGGtcacacttcagaaacaaaaccTTCTTGGAAAACCTACTCAAAAAGTTTGCTGTACCCATCTTCTGATGATCCACCCTATATCTCCATACGCCAACAG CATTCATCCAGAGATGGAGCAAATGAGGCGAGAGCCGTTCTCTTGTGCTATGGAAGACTTCATCTAAGAACATTGCAGGAGATCTTCCACTTGAACGCCATTGAAATGAGATTCG GTTCAAAGTGGATCGTCCTCACCGAAGACGGAGAAGGATTTGTACCACTCACATTCAGAGCTAACCAGGAGGTTGTGATCAGGGAGGTAATGGATAACTCCAGCCCCACCGGAGAACCAGATCATGAAGATGTGCAGCTGTAA